The DNA window TCAAGGCGGCCGCCGCGGGCAAGGTCGTCGAGACCGGCAACCAGCCGGGCGGCGCCGGCAACTACGTCGTCATCGACCACGGCGGCGGCTACACGACCAAGTACTTCCACCTCTCGACCATCGGCGTCAAGGAAGGCCAGATGGTCCAGCAGGGCGAGGAAATCGCCAAGAGCGGCAACACCGGCCGCTCGACCGGCCCGCACCTGCACTTCGAGGTGCACAAGGACGGCAAGCCGGTCGATCCCGAACCGTACCTCAACGGCAAGGCAGCCGAACTGAATCTCGACGACGCGGGCAACGCCCAGGTCGCCGGCGGCCCCGGCGCGGCCCCCGCGGGCGCGGAACCCGGCGGT is part of the Candidatus Tanganyikabacteria bacterium genome and encodes:
- a CDS encoding M23 family metallopeptidase, yielding MPEATRRANVAPPPPPKPKPKAPPPPPKKEAPKVAAAGGPPRDGLAQTGKTQFVRPVDGGTVTSKFGPRTLGGKQEFHNGYDIAVPEGTPVKAAAAGKVVETGNQPGGAGNYVVIDHGGGYTTKYFHLSTIGVKEGQMVQQGEEIAKSGNTGRSTGPHLHFEVHKDGKPVDPEPYLNGKAAELNLDDAGNAQVAGGPGAAPAGAEPGG